tcatattaaaccgatttttatattgtgagccagtttcatctgaataattgatgattttttttttcaattctggtacatttaatttcaaaaacaaaaccatacatttctgatacatgtggacagcagctgtatcgtcttccaagatttcgaaatgattgacaaaaaaaaagataaatgttCGGAtggtgtcgaaatcaacaccacttaatttgatcttaatcagataataaatccgattaatctttgtgattttcttacatttttcagttttatactttccagaaatcctcttgcttaatcatgcttcacgagagttttattcatgttaattcataatttttaacacgataatgtatcgtacactttttcttaagtgttacttacaagatcaatttcaatttcctgctagctcagcgggaattccattctgccctgtattgcgtgtcgttcttgctctgtcctgtgggctagcacataaattcaccgtatactttttttttaatttaagattaatACAGCAGTTTCCTTCAGTTTTTGtctaatttgctaatgattaattgggatgaaatcttatttcaataaataaccaggtagtaattattgatcagcgcgcccgagtgcaTCTAGCATATGCGGTGACTGTAGCTAATTTAGGGAATCTCAATTGCTTAaagctttaaaattcgatatctctggaacgaaacatattcctttctgtcgataagtgattcttatgtaaaattggacgaggaatacgatggtgaggtcaaatttaaaaaataaatagggctgttttgagatacggccatttaaagttttcaattgcgcaatacaggtagaaaaaatattttaatccaaattttgatcacggaaatggattctacgtccaatttccttcaaaattgagtctaagaccgactctctaagatttgtggttcctgagttatcgtcgtttgaagataggggtttcgctcaaaaatcgccaaaaagtcgattttttgggagggtacaaaaatggagggggtggtccgatttggatgaaattcgggatttttgcatgttttgatagtctcaacagctctgccaaatttgagcagaataggagatggtaattttcaaatttgcattttttcttgcacagttcaggtggaatgacccatatactaAATGAATTGTACAATAATAGAATTGTTTGTAATAAAAGTAATGTTGAAAAagttttgttgtttatttatttaaatttctgtttgagaaagtttttttattcgattaagattaaatttttcgaagttttgatcatctgaaatttgattatcTGACGGTTTTCAGGAACTAAGGGTAatcgaacaaaaaacaatatttttaccgTTAAATTCGAGTTTTTCACCCCATTTTAGACAAAttcttttcaatagttgatttcctgataaaataaaaaatgcatttttttatatttcatcgccgccattttggccaccatcttggatctTAAATATTTATTCTGTGGTTAAATTAtccaaagattcgattatccgatgtgaaAAAATTCCAAGGCTTTTGGAATCGAATCTGGACTCGAACGACACACATTTTTTCTCCGGTATGTTGCGTCTTTCAAATTAGGGAATTtttttatcgcagttttagagaaaaaagttgatgtttccccgttttcgtaattttctcgtttttgcgcgtggctcgccgaaaaccccagtttttattttcaaaaaatcgtatcttggAATCAGGGCTCAAAAAGGGATTGATCACTGATAGTGATAGAACGAAATTTGACACAGTTAGTCTATCAGCTGTAATTTTCCATTTGATCGTTGATAGAGAACTCAGAACGCCTATCATGATTTCAGTGTAAAGTGATCGCTCAAAAGAGGGCCGGTCGAATGAACGTTACACTCAGTGAGCTCACGTGTAGTTAAACCGAGAGGATTCCGATTTTGACTCTCAATGAGTTACGCTGACATGACGGCTTGCCTTCTCTCTCTCTGCTGCTCTCTTTAATTTCCATTGCTTGCTTGGATGagataaacaaaaatgacaacaatgaTCCACACACTGAACCTGAAGTTGCCGACCCCATCACCACCGTTGAGTGCAACAGCTGCTCTTCGGAACGGACCACTCCCGGTGTTTTTATTCCCGACAAGCGGGAGTTTTTTCCCGACGGACCGGAACTCAATACCAGTAAGTACTTTATTCTACTGACCTCAAAGCAGGATGTTCCTAACCAACTCTCACCTTTTCCAGATGGCCACCTACTGTGGACCTTTTGCAGCAACTGCTGAACGTTCCGGCCCAGCGCTACAACAGATACATCGCGTGGAAGAGCCGCGACACGGGCTTTTTCGAGACCTTAGACCCTGCTGGGTTGGCCAAGCTGTGGGACAAGCAATAGAACCACTAAACTACGACAAGATGTCGCGAGCGCTGCGTTACTCTTACCAGGACAACATTCTGCGCAAGGTGCAGCGTGAGCGTCGGATGGGTAATCCAAGTTTTCGGCGTGCTGGATGACGGCGAAGTGAGTCGCTgagcttgaaatttaaaattgcaattaagtcct
This is a stretch of genomic DNA from Culex pipiens pallens isolate TS chromosome 1, TS_CPP_V2, whole genome shotgun sequence. It encodes these proteins:
- the LOC120425986 gene encoding uncharacterized protein LOC120425986; the encoded protein is MTTMIHTLNLKLPTPSPPLSATAALRNGPLPVFLFPTSGSFFPTDRNSIPMATYCGPFAATAERSGPALQQIHRVEEPRHGLFRDLRPCWVGQAVGQAIEPLNYDKMSRALRYSYQDNILRKVQRERRMGNPSFRRAG